A region of Zeugodacus cucurbitae isolate PBARC_wt_2022May chromosome 5, idZeuCucr1.2, whole genome shotgun sequence DNA encodes the following proteins:
- the LOC105211988 gene encoding protein penguin has protein sequence MIKTKKRASENDTDGPIKKKPSKFEGDKGIKKSVKGEDSTKADKFSKKSTGNVGKSKFPPKPFGKPGANKFAGKPGANKFAGKFNGPGKFDKNATGKKQGAKGGAPADGEKTDWRKFKQEKKELKLKRKQAKDSYEVSVEAKQIYEKLKCRRTEKRSELVEKLYNILNRGDMIKKLIMAHDTARIIQCMLKHASPSLRDQLSEKLLPLVVEMCVSKYSHFCVLRMFKYGSPTIKSKIVDCFMGNVVRLAGHNISNKILDHAYHTVANPKQRIYLRQEFYGELYRNSKDENVKTLADTYKDSLNMKMSILSAVKSNIDHLANKQLVDNSLVHAVILEYLSECEEDKMEETVSAFAPLIPLMLTTKEGTQAAITCFYKSTPKNRRAIIKTIKDHLIKISTHEHGHIFLIALVNSLDDTKATKKAIYDNLHPELKTLMENQWGRRVIEWFVVPADTNCFHPSFITTINDGLQYGKKDKDARRKEIFEQIEEPLSTAISEDPKFWLSNRHIGLVTVEILKKLTQEYFERAATALADIIVDATWTVTVEEEGKVKNTKSVHDVEKIIADATKLKKQKRLAAAAEVNKTQADSSDEEAEENKESADVVTVRGIEESGLHIVLKKIIKNDKERLTQNEGAATFGSILVQKLNAETLQDWLKVNRACFILLNIFEQNTEAVKSALKELLKPLCEVLKKEKGAGQKLLLNKMEF, from the exons ATGATTAAAACTAAGAAACGTGCGTCGGAGAATGACACTGATGGACCGATTAAGAAAAAACCCTCGAAATTCGAAGGAGATAAAGGaataaaaaaatctgtaaaaggCGAAGATTCAACCAAAGcagataaattttctaaaaaatccaCAGGAAATGTTGGAAAATCCAAATTTCCTCCAAAACCTTTTGGCAAACCTGGTGCAAATAAATTCGCAGGAAAACCTGGAGCCAACAAATTTGCGGGAAAGTTTAATGGTCCCGGCAAATTTGATAAGAATGCCACAGGTAAGAAGCAGGGAGCAAAAGGGGGCGCACCTGCAGATGGGGAAAAAACGGACTGGCGCAAATTCAAGCAAGAAAAGAAAGAACTGAAACTTAAACGTAAACAAGCCAAGGATTCTTATGAGGTGTCAGTGGAAGCTAAGCAAATTTATGAAAAGCTAAAATg TCGTCGCACAGAAAAAAGGTCGGAGCTTGTGGAAAAGCTATATAATATACTGAATCGTGGCGATatgataaagaaattaataatggCGCACGATACTGCACGTATCATACAATGTATGTTGAAGCATGCTTCGCCTTCACTACGAGATCAACTGTCCGAG AAACTACTTCCTTTAGTCGTTGAGATGTGTGTGTCTAAATACTCTCACTTTTGTGTATTAAGAATGTTCAAGTATGGCTCACCTACTATCAAATCGAAAATAGTTGATTGTTTTATGGGCAATGTGGTTCGATTAGCTGGACACAACATATCGAATAAAATTCTTGACCATGCCTATCACACTGTAGCAAACCCAAAACAACGTATTTATCTACGTCAAGAATTTTATGGCGAACTATATCGTAATTCAAAGgatgaaaatgtgaaaacacTCGCTGACACTTACAAAGATTCTCTCAATATGAAAATGTCCATATTGAGTGCCGTTAAATCCAACATCGACCATTTGGCCAACAAACAGTTGGTGGACAATTCTCTGGTACATGCAGTgattttggaatatttatcaGAATGTGAAGAAGATAAAATGGAAGAAACAGTGAGTGCTTTCGCGCCCCTTATACCACTTATGTTAACAACCAAGGAAGGCACACAAGCGGCAATAACTTGTTTTTACAAATCTACACCTAAAAATAGAAGa GCTATAATAAAAACCATCAAAGATCACTTGATAAAAATTAGTACACACGAGCATGGGCATATTTTCTTAATAGCTCTAGTAAACAGTCTTGATGATACAAAAGCAACTAAGAAAGCAATTTACGACAATTTGCATCCAGAATTGAAAACACTGATGGAAAATCAGTGGGGCCGCCGCGTCATTGAATGGTTTGTGGTGCCTGCAGATACAAATTGTTTCCATCCCAGCTTCATAACAACCATTAATGATGGATTGCAATATGGCAAAAAAGATAAAGATGCTAGACGCAAAGAAATATTCGAACAGATCGAAGAGCCCTTATCTACAGCGATTTCTGAAGATCCGAAATTCTGGTTGTCAAATCGTCATATTGGACTCGTCACCGTCgaaatattgaagaaat taaCCCAAGAGTACTTTGAGAGAGCTGCAACAGCGCTCGCTGATATTATTGTCGATGCAACATGGACTGTAACTGTAGAAGAGGAAGGAAAGGTGAAAAACACAAAGAGCGTACACGATGTAGAGAAAATAATCGCAGACGCAACCAAATTGAAGAAACAAAAACGCTTGGCAGCTGCAGCTGAGGTTAATAAAACACAAGCCGACTCATCAGATGAGGAAGCCGAAGAGAATAAAGAGTCAGCCGATGTAGTAACAGTGCGAGGCATAGAGGAGTCTGGTCTGCATATTGTATTGAAGAAGATTATCAAAAATGATAAAGAACGTTTGACCCAAAACGAAGGAGCAGCAACATTTGGTTCAATTCTCGTTCAAAAACTCAATGCTGAAACC ctacAAGACTGGTTGAAAGTTAATCGAGCTTGtttcatattattaaata